A DNA window from Hevea brasiliensis isolate MT/VB/25A 57/8 chromosome 2, ASM3005281v1, whole genome shotgun sequence contains the following coding sequences:
- the LOC110661797 gene encoding protein ABIL2: protein MTASSVSREASNYDEVSMQQSLLFSDSLKDLKNLRTQLYSAAEYFELSYTDDDQKQIVVETLKDYAIKALVNTVDHLGSVTYKVNDLLDEKVDEVSGTEFRVSCIEQRLRTCREYIDHEGLTQQSLMINTPKYHKRYILPVGETMHGALRTKSKYLGCSLDDEDDWNQFRDAVRATITETPTSSVRKGRSPSPSPRHPQRSATFSFTSTVPKKQLEKRTVSPLRFPLLRSGSVSSRSTTPTSSRPTTPSSAAAARRRYPSEPRKSASMRIQAETENSKDIEQYPSKSKRLLKALLSRRKSKKDDMLYTYLDEY from the exons ATGACTGCGTCTTCTGTCTCTAGAGAGGCATCAAATTATGATGAGGTTTCTATGCAACAGAGTCTGCTATTCTCTGATAGTCTTAAG GATTTGAAGAATCTGAGAACGCAGTTATACTCAGCAGCTGAGTATTTCGAACTATCCTACACAGATGATGACCAAAAACAGAT AGTGGTGGAGACATTGAAAGATTATGCCATTAAAGCTCTTGTGAATACAGTGGACCATTTGGGTTCCGTGACATATAAGGTTAATGATCTCTTGGATGAGAAGGTTGATGAAGTTTCTGGAACAGAGTTCCGTGTGTCTTGCATTGAACAG AGACTACGGACATGCCGAGAATATATTGATCATGAGGGCCTCACCCAACAATCACTGATGATAAATACTCCGAAGTACCATAAGCGATACATCTTGCCTG TTGGTGAGACCATGCATGGAGCCCTCCGCACAAAATCAAAATACCTGGGTTGCAGTCTAGATGATGAAGATGATTGGAATCAATTCCGGGATG CTGTTCGAGCTACGATCACAGAAACCCCAACATCTTCAGTCAG AAAAGGGCGTTCCCCTTCACCTTCTCCACGACACCCGCAGCGATCTGCAACCTTTTCCTTTACATCCACTGTGCCCAAAAAACAATTAG AGAAGCGCACAGTTTCACCTCTTCGTTTTCCATTATTGCGTTCTGGGTCCGTGTCAAGTAGGTCAACAACCCCAACTAGCAGTAGGCCTACCACTCCAAGTTCGGCAGCTGCTGCAAGAAGACGG TATCCTTCGGAGCCTCGAAAATCAGCTTCAATGCGTATCCAAGCTGAAACTGAAAATTCTAAAGACATTGAGCAATACCCCAGCAAAAGTAAACGTCTTCTCAAGGCCTTGCTAAGCCGGCGCAAATCCAAGAAAGATGATATGCTGTATACTTATTTGGATGAATACTGA